The DNA sequence AAGCGGTCAGCTTCTTCGCGATTGATGACGCCACGTCGCAAGGCGGAAGCGATGCAGGCAACCAGATCAATATTGTTTTCTTTGGCCAGTTCGTGCCACTCGCTAGGGTAATTTACTTCGCCTTGTGGTGGCGTGGTCAATGTGGAACCGTTATGAACACCGTCGTGATAGAAAAAAATACGATAAATCGAATGCTGCGCAGCTACAGCTGCCTTGGCAAAAGCGAGGGCTGTTTGTGTGCATTGGTGGGTGCCGGGGGCACCGAGAACTATTAGGGAGAATTTCATTAGGAAATTGTAGGCGCTTAGCTGCAAACAAAAAAGCCCGGCGATCGCCGGGCTTTTTGATGCCGGTATTTAGTCGTCAGCAAAGCCAATAAGATGTAGCAGGCTCGTAAACAGGTTGTGAATATCCAAATACAGGGCAACTGTGGCCATAATGTAGTTTTGTTCGCCGCCGTGAATGATTCGGCTGGTGTCGTACAGGATGAAGCCTGAGAAAAGCAAAACGCCAACAGCATTAATGGCAAGAAACACACCGCTCATTTGAACACCAAAGAAGCCGGCAATAATGTAAGCTAAAATAGCCAAAAGTAAAACAATCAATCCAGTTATCAGGAATCCACGCATAAAAGAAAAATCTTTGCGTGTGGTTAAAACATAACCTGAGAGGATCAGAAAAACTGCGGCCGTGGCTCCCAGCGTTTGCATGATTATTTGAGAGCCATTATCCATTGCCAGATAGTGGTTAAGTACTGGGCCTAGAGAAAAGCCCAATAGGCCGGTAAACAAAAATACTACAGGAAGTCCTGCAGCGGATTTGGCTACACGTGGCAAAACAAACCAAACAATTGCAAGTGCTGCCAGGCTGCACATTAAAGCGGTCACTCTGCTGACTTCCATTGCAGTGGATGCCCATGCAGCAGTAGCACTGACCAATAGAGTCATTGAGAGTAGTAGATAAGTATTTTTCAGTACTTTGTTTGTGCTGAGGGTTGACTCAATGCCTCTAGGGGCGATGTAGGCTTGTTCAGACATTTTGGGTCTCCCTTGACCTAAATGAAGTTTGTCGCCCCATAATACAAAGCATCTTGGCTAAATCAAGGAATTTTTAATTGCCCTAAATTCAGTGTGGAATTGGAGTTTCTGGGAATTTAAATGCGAGAAATGAAAAAGGCCACCCGTATGGGTGGCCTTTAAGTAGTGGCGGAGGGATAGGGATTTGAACCCTAGATAGGCTATTAACCTATGCCGGTTTTCAAGACCGGTGCTTTCAACCACTCAGCCATCCCTCCGTTGTGGGGTGGCATTATAGCGACTTAAACAAAAGGCACAAGAGTAAAATGGTTTTCCCTTGTGCCTTTTTTACACTTTTTTTACCAAGTGCAATCAGTCGTTATTCTGCAGATGTTTCCTGAGATTCTGACGCTGCATTTTCGGCGGCGGCTTTACGTTTCAGGCGCGGATCGTTGGCTGGACGTTTCAGTTCGTTGGCAACGATTTCTACCGGTGC is a window from the Porticoccaceae bacterium LTM1 genome containing:
- a CDS encoding Bax inhibitor-1 family protein — translated: MSEQAYIAPRGIESTLSTNKVLKNTYLLLSMTLLVSATAAWASTAMEVSRVTALMCSLAALAIVWFVLPRVAKSAAGLPVVFLFTGLLGFSLGPVLNHYLAMDNGSQIIMQTLGATAAVFLILSGYVLTTRKDFSFMRGFLITGLIVLLLAILAYIIAGFFGVQMSGVFLAINAVGVLLFSGFILYDTSRIIHGGEQNYIMATVALYLDIHNLFTSLLHLIGFADD
- the tusD gene encoding sulfurtransferase complex subunit TusD; amino-acid sequence: MKFSLIVLGAPGTHQCTQTALAFAKAAVAAQHSIYRIFFYHDGVHNGSTLTTPPQGEVNYPSEWHELAKENNIDLVACIASALRRGVINREEADRFEKPTANLDEPAFDLSGLGLLVDATENSDRIITFGN